In the genome of Desulfuromonas sp. DDH964, one region contains:
- the siaC gene encoding biofilm regulation phosphoprotein SiaC, translated as MEKLHVAATKSTPEVLFDPETGELQISGESFPENSFEFYKPILSWISRFLAVERRPVVLTVHFIYLNTGSTKCIMDILDLFEEAHVAGRSVEIRWQYDAENDRALETAEEFREEVTLPFRILAIDTAS; from the coding sequence ATGGAAAAGCTTCATGTCGCGGCGACCAAGTCGACTCCCGAGGTCCTGTTCGATCCGGAAACTGGCGAGTTGCAGATCAGTGGCGAGTCCTTTCCGGAAAATTCTTTCGAATTCTACAAGCCGATCCTCTCCTGGATCTCCCGGTTTCTCGCCGTCGAGAGGCGGCCGGTCGTCCTGACGGTGCACTTCATCTATCTCAACACCGGCAGCACCAAGTGCATCATGGATATCCTCGATCTCTTCGAGGAGGCCCACGTCGCCGGGCGGTCGGTCGAAATCCGCTGGCAGTACGACGCGGAAAACGATCGGGCCCTCGAGACTGCCGAAGAGTTTCGCGAGGAAGTGACCCTGCCGTTTCGCATCCTTGCCATCGATACGGCGTCATGA
- a CDS encoding SpoIIE family protein phosphatase, with protein sequence MKRGGLKARFTLAVTVAYLLFGALTYLAFNFVTGEVVKALGIRFAAKQALLEKSKLLATIQGDLALSLKMSDSPLLKRWLQDEKNPSWKELALEELENYRRHFLGRSLFLAFDHSRHYYFLDGSGDAAEANPRYLLNPENINDAWYFRTMQDVNDFELNIDYDNHLNLTKLWFNVIIKDDAGRKLGLGGGAIDISAFVDDIVNSGEPGVETIFLARDGVIVGHHDQHYVLHNSKVRGAERMTTIYDLIDGDRTELAAALKGLLAGGPEVRTLYLSMEGRTYLAALSELKEIKWFNLVLVDVNQFVSPRDFLPVLVILILSTLAVILVIGLLLNRLVLSPLAALAETSQELAQGNFAVTMPPASGNEIGSLTRSFGEMTRMVRDYTENLEQKVSARTAALNDSHRELAEANRQVMASIRYAQLIQASLLPDGAALQRGLGEVFVLYRPRDIVGGDLYYFREEAEGCLLAVIDCTGHGVPGAFMTMTAKAVLDNLLEVTDQSDPAAILQQFNRRIRQALHAAQGDVTIDNGLEMGLCRIFPGRRQLIFAGARINLLAVTAGELVCYCGDRQAIGYRRSDDDFAYTSHHLELAPGTALYLASDGILDQAGGPKGWGFGNRRYRALLTRIAPLPAAEQRAAIEAELAAYQGDYPQRDDITVVGFKLQ encoded by the coding sequence ATGAAACGAGGAGGGCTCAAGGCCCGCTTCACTCTGGCCGTTACCGTCGCCTACCTGCTCTTCGGCGCGCTGACCTACCTCGCTTTCAATTTTGTCACCGGCGAGGTCGTCAAGGCCCTTGGCATTCGTTTTGCGGCCAAGCAGGCGCTCCTCGAAAAGTCGAAGCTGCTGGCGACGATTCAGGGCGACCTCGCGCTGTCGCTGAAAATGAGCGATTCGCCACTCCTGAAGCGCTGGCTGCAGGATGAGAAAAATCCGAGCTGGAAGGAGCTGGCGCTGGAAGAGCTGGAAAATTACCGCCGCCATTTTCTCGGCAGGAGTCTTTTCCTCGCCTTCGACCACTCCCGCCACTATTACTTCCTCGACGGCAGCGGCGATGCTGCCGAGGCCAATCCCCGCTATCTGCTGAACCCTGAAAATATAAACGATGCATGGTACTTCCGTACCATGCAGGATGTGAATGACTTCGAGCTGAACATCGACTACGACAACCACCTGAACCTGACCAAGCTCTGGTTCAACGTGATCATCAAGGACGATGCCGGCCGTAAGCTCGGCCTCGGCGGGGGCGCCATCGACATCAGCGCCTTCGTCGATGATATCGTCAACTCCGGGGAGCCCGGCGTCGAGACCATCTTCCTCGCCCGGGACGGCGTCATCGTCGGCCATCACGACCAGCACTACGTCCTCCATAACAGCAAGGTCCGGGGGGCGGAGCGGATGACCACCATCTACGACCTGATCGACGGCGACCGCACGGAACTGGCGGCGGCACTGAAAGGCCTGCTGGCGGGTGGTCCCGAGGTACGGACCCTCTACCTGAGCATGGAGGGACGGACCTACCTCGCCGCTCTCTCCGAGCTGAAGGAGATCAAGTGGTTCAACCTGGTCCTGGTCGATGTCAACCAGTTCGTCAGCCCCCGCGATTTCCTGCCGGTCCTGGTTATCCTGATCCTGTCGACCCTGGCCGTGATCCTGGTGATCGGCCTGCTCCTCAATCGCCTGGTCCTCTCCCCCCTGGCCGCCCTGGCGGAAACCTCCCAGGAACTCGCCCAGGGGAATTTCGCGGTGACGATGCCGCCGGCCTCCGGCAACGAGATCGGTTCCCTGACCCGCTCCTTCGGCGAGATGACGCGGATGGTAAGGGACTATACCGAAAACCTGGAACAGAAGGTGAGCGCGCGAACTGCGGCGCTGAATGACTCGCACCGGGAGCTGGCGGAAGCCAACCGCCAGGTGATGGCCAGTATCCGCTACGCCCAGCTGATCCAGGCCTCCCTCCTCCCCGATGGGGCGGCCCTGCAGCGGGGGCTGGGCGAAGTTTTCGTTCTCTACCGCCCCCGGGATATCGTCGGCGGGGACCTTTATTACTTCCGCGAGGAGGCGGAAGGGTGCCTGCTCGCGGTCATCGACTGCACCGGTCACGGTGTCCCCGGCGCTTTCATGACGATGACCGCCAAGGCGGTTCTCGACAATCTCCTCGAGGTGACCGACCAGAGTGATCCGGCGGCGATCCTGCAGCAGTTCAACCGCCGCATCCGCCAGGCGCTGCATGCGGCCCAGGGGGATGTGACGATCGACAACGGGCTCGAGATGGGGCTCTGCCGGATCTTTCCGGGGCGGCGCCAGCTGATCTTTGCCGGCGCCCGCATCAACCTGCTGGCGGTGACGGCAGGTGAGCTCGTCTGCTACTGCGGTGATCGGCAGGCGATCGGCTACCGCCGCTCTGACGATGATTTTGCCTACACCAGCCACCACCTGGAGCTGGCGCCGGGAACCGCACTCTATCTGGCCAGCGATGGTATCCTCGACCAGGCCGGCGGCCCGAAGGGCTGGGGCTTCGGCAACCGGCGTTACCGCGCACTGCTGACGCGGATCGCCCCGCTTCCGGCGGCGGAGCAGCGCGCCGCCATCGAAGCAGAACTGGCCGCCTACCAGGGCGATTACCCGCAACGGGACGATATCACCGTTGTCGGATTCAAACTTCAGTAA
- a CDS encoding SiaB family protein kinase — translation MATIDLYDLRARLNCDEILICFAGPFSHSIIEELGTAVRHYLEEEQVARTSLMNVFAVFVEQAQNVKNYTARKVAQSPGTSQYNSSIVVIGRSGDSYLVASGNVVECADIAPVMARIEQLNGLDRQELKALYKEQLRRSPAPGRGAGLGLIDMARNVSAPLEASLREIDDKTCFFSLKALI, via the coding sequence TTGGCAACCATCGATCTTTACGACCTCAGGGCGAGGCTCAACTGTGACGAGATCCTGATCTGTTTTGCCGGACCCTTCTCCCACAGTATCATCGAAGAACTCGGGACCGCGGTCCGCCACTACCTGGAAGAAGAGCAGGTCGCCAGGACTTCGCTGATGAATGTCTTTGCGGTCTTCGTCGAGCAGGCGCAGAACGTCAAGAACTACACCGCGCGCAAGGTGGCGCAGAGTCCCGGCACGAGTCAATACAACAGCTCGATCGTGGTGATCGGCAGGAGCGGCGACAGCTACCTCGTCGCATCGGGGAATGTCGTCGAGTGTGCCGACATTGCGCCGGTGATGGCCCGTATCGAACAGCTCAATGGTCTCGACCGGCAAGAGCTGAAGGCGCTCTACAAGGAGCAGCTGCGGCGCAGCCCGGCCCCGGGGCGAGGCGCCGGACTCGGCCTGATCGACATGGCCCGCAACGTCTCCGCGCCGCTGGAGGCCTCGCTGCGCGAAATCGACGACAAGACCTGTTTCTTCAGTCTTAAAGCCCTGATCTAG